Proteins from a genomic interval of Trichoderma breve strain T069 chromosome 2, whole genome shotgun sequence:
- a CDS encoding major facilitator superfamily domain-containing protein: MVSSPPAPVSHLPQTVLFDDESVNLLNNTGSNYNHDGLVVNNDDEPSIPSNIDSVIEDFEAVTVPWKTSALVLAYVVIWLTYFVEGILSATTGILTPYVTSTFAQHSFTPAVGISSSVIGGVTNLTLAKILDIFGRAHGLLFCIIIATSGLVMMSTCNSVQGYATAQVFQTIGNNGILYSLTVLVADTSSMRNRGLVQAIVSSPNLITSWLSGPISSRFMNGPGWRWAFGLFSILVPSITLPLFFLLLSHLNIKKMSMPQRSESESDSGRSLLRTFLHYFRQFDAIGLILLSTGVALLLVSLNLYALQDWNSIYAITLSITGSLFIVLFVVWERYYATITFVSYSILLDRTVLGACILSSALFISFWCWNSFFSSYLQVVNNLSIENASYVVQLYTVFSVLCSIAVGALIHLTGHFKPVCLYVGVPLSLLGLISMSYYGNSENGIGYIVVSQIFISVAAGVIMVCDEVAILAAAPNHDAAVCLAVLGLFGNIGGAIGLTIASTVWQNIFRRKLMEFVPIEQLPNVAKIYADLSTQLSYPIGSETRIAIQHAYEDTQGKLLAIAMAVWAGGFIAVVLWRNINVMDINQSKLYS; this comes from the coding sequence ATGGTGTCATCGCCTCCTGCTCCGGTCAGCCATCTACCTCAAACTGTTCTTTTCGATGACGAAAGTGTGAATCTCCTTAACAATACTGGTTCCAACTACAATCACGATGGTCTCGTCGTTAATAATGATGACGAACCTTCCATTCCTTCTAATATTGATTCAGTTATTGAGGATTTCGAAGCTGTAACTGTGCCATGGAAGACGAGTGCTCTGGTGCTTGCCTACGTTGTTATTTGGCTCACCTATTTTGTCGAAGGAATTCTATCAGCTACTACCGGAATTCTGACACCTTATGTCACTTCCACCTTTGCCCAGCATTCTTTTACTCCTGCTGTCGGTATCTCAAGCAGTGTGATTGGTGGTGTTACCAACCTCACTCTCGCCAAAATTCTTGATATTTTTGGCCGGGCTCACGGACTTCTTTTCTGCATCATTATCGCTACAAGTGGTCTTGTTATGATGAGTACTTGCAACAGCGTTCAAGGTTATGCCACTGCTCAAGTCTTCCAGACTATTGGAAACAATGGCATTCTCTATAGCCTGACTGTACTTGTTGCTGACACTTCTTCAATGCGCAACAGGGGTTTGGTACAAGCCATAGTCAGCTCACCGAATCTTATTACGTCTTGGCTTTCTGGCCCCATATCATCAAGATTTATGAACGGTCCAGGCTGGCGTTGGGCATTTGGCTTGTTTTCGATTCTCGTGCCGTCTATCACTCTCCcacttttcttccttttgttGAGTCATCTCAATATCAAGAAAATGAGCATGCCTCAAAggagtgagagtgagagtgatAGTGGTCGTAGTCTTCTACGAACATTTCTCCACTATTTTCGACAATTCGATGCTATTGGCCTTATTCTCTTATCAACAGGTGTTGCACTACTTCTTGTATCACTCAATCTCTACGCACTACAAGACTGGAATTCGATATATGCTATTACATTGTCAATTACCGGAagtctcttcatcgtcttgtTTGTGGTGTGGGAGAGATATTATGCGACTATCACTTTCGTGTCATACTCAATTCTTCTTGATCGCACCGTGTTGGGCGCTTGCATTCTATCCTCCGCTTTATTCATTAGCTTCTGGTGTTGGAAtagcttcttcagctcgtATCTCCAAGTTGTGAACAACCTCAGTATCGAAAACGCAAGCTATGTGGTGCAGTTATATACCGTCTTTTCAGTCTTGTGCAGCATCGCCGTTGGCGCCCTAATTCACCTGACTGGGCATTTCAAGCCAGTGTGCCTCTATGTAGGGGTCCCATTGAGTCTTCTGGGTTTAATATCAATGTCATATTATGGAAATAGTGAAAATGGAATTGGATACATAGTTGTGTCTCAGATTTTCATTTCCGTCGCTGCTGGCGTCATCATGGTTTGTGATGAAGTTGCAATTCTGGCTGCTGCCCCTAATCATGACGCGGCTGTTTGTCTGGCTGTGTTAGGGTTATTTGGTAATATTGGAGGAGCAATTGGTTTAACCATTGCATCAACAGTTTGGCAGAATATCTTCCGCAGGAAGCTAATGGAGTTTGTTCCAATAGAACAGCTTCCAAATGTGGCCAAAATTTATGCAGATCTATCTACCCAGCTCTCATATCCCATTGGTTCTGAGACACGCATCGCCATCCAGCATGCTTACGAAGATACCCAAGGGAAATTGTTGGCTATAGCAATGGCAGTATGGGCCGGTGGCTTCATCGCGGTTGTTTTGTGGCGGAACATCAATGTCATGGACATAAATCAGAGTAAATTATATAGTTAG
- a CDS encoding major facilitator superfamily domain-containing protein encodes MAYPTSQEEHEMSRVLESTNHDQEEDFEDPIQRSQTLPPADHGRAAYLALACCTIAQAPIWGYSISFGIFQEYYSDPEHGIDASAGAIATVGSMQLGIMYLMMPVIFMILNKYPHLRRWCGPAGLLITMTSLSASAFVNTIVGLIATQGALYSIGCGLLFSPISLYMDEWFIQRKGLAYGIMWSGKSSFGVAMPFVFSSLLRRFGLRATILSWAVASAIMILPTLFFLRPRIPLSSTTRSRPLSFAFLRHTSFWMMQIGIIIQALGYLMPSTYLASYASAIGLSSVTGPILLALFSTASVPGSLVHGWLGDKLSATKVILLSSFGSALPVFLLWGLGHQLSTMVVFVVLYGFFAGGFSSTWSSMLHEIKRDDGAAESSLIFGLLLGGRGLGYILGGPISGSLLSIKGAIAEEPLGYATKYGPMILCTGITAVMGAWAPLWKGARIVSKEGLTTCSHLFTTD; translated from the exons ATGGCCTACCCTActagccaagaagaacatgaaATGAGTCGTGTCCTTGAAAGTACGAATcatgaccaagaagaagacttcGAAGACCCAATACAACGGTCGCAAACACTGCCCCCAGCTGACCATGGCCGTGCTGCCTATCTAGCTCTTGCATGTTGCACCATTGCACAAGCTCCAATTTGGG GATACTCTATCTCCTTTGGCATCTTTCAAGAATACTATAGCGATCCCGAGCACGGCATAGATGCTTCTGCTGGAGCCATCGCCACTGTAGGGTCTATGCAATTGGGCATCATGTATCTCATGATGCCTGTCATATTCATGATACTGAACAAATATCCGCATCTCCGGCGTTGGTGTGGCCCTGCCGGCCTTTTGATCACAATGACGAGCttgtctgcttctgctttcgTCAACACCATCGTGGGTTTGATCGCCACCCAAGGTGCACTCTATTCAATTGGCTGTGGGcttctcttcagccccaTTTCTCTGTACATGGACGAGTGGTTCATTCAACGAAAGGGACTCGCCTACGGAATCATGTGGTCGGGCAAGTCGTCATTTGGTGTCGCTATGCCTTTcgtcttcagcagcttgctaCGCCGCTTTGGTCTCCGCGCAACCATTCTTTCGTGGGCCGTAGCTTCTGCCATTATGATATTACCGacgctcttctttctcagGCCCCGTATTCCACTGTCTTCTACCACTCGTTCCCGACCTCTATCGTTTGCGTTTCTCCGCCATACTTCGTTTTGGATGATGCAAATTGGAATCATCATTCAAGCTCTCGGCTATCTCATGCCAAGCACGTATCTGGCTAGCTACGCCTCCGCCATTGGTCTTTCTTCTGTAACGGGTCCCATTCTACTTGCATTATTTTCTACGGCATCGGTGCCTGGATCATTGGTTCATGGCTGGTTGGGAGATAAGCTTTCAGCAACTAAAGTAATCCTCCTTTCGTCCTTTGGAAGCGCCCTCCCTGTTTTCCTTCTCTGGGGACTTGGCCATCAACTTAGTACCATGGTTGTTTTCGTCGTCCTttatggcttctttgctggAGGGTTTAGTTCCACCTGGTCTAGTATGCTGCACGAGATCaagcgagatgatggagctgcAGAGTCCTCCCTCATCTTTGGTCTTCTTTTGGGAGGTCGGGGACTCGGATATATCCTTGGtgggccaatcagcggcTCACTTTTGTCCATCAAGGGGGCTATTGCAGAGGAACCGTTGGGTTATGCTACCAAGTACGGTCCCATGATTCTCTGCACCGGTATTACTGCCGTCATGGGAGCCTGGGCTCCTTTGTGGAAGGGGGCGAGGATCGTGAGTAAAGAGGGACTTACAACTTGCTCTCATTTATTCACTACAGACTAA